The Microbacterium sp. LWO12-1.2 genome includes a window with the following:
- the metK gene encoding methionine adenosyltransferase, producing the protein MSALRLFTSESVTEGHPDKICDQISDSILDGLIDKDPESRVAVETLVTTGLVHVAGEIRTEAYVDIPTIVRQVVNGIGYTSSDTGFDGDSCGVSISVGEQSTDIAHGVDNAQEHRDGSSVDPLDGLGAGDQGIMFGFATNETPQLMPMAAWTAHRIAERLAEVRRSGLLPFLRPDGKTQVTLGYDGFTPKTVDAVVVSTQHHPDISQEDLQQQVREHVIAPILENTGLDLDDVTFYINPAGPFVTGGPKGDAGLTGRKIIIDTYGGAARHGGGAFSGKDPSKVDRSGAYATRWVAKNAVAAGLADRLEVQVAYAIGVARPVGLYVETFGTGRVSDEIITRAINEVFDLRPQAIIDQLDLLRPIYAQTAAYGHFGRELPEFTWERTDRVEELRRAAGL; encoded by the coding sequence ATGAGCGCCCTGCGTCTGTTCACGTCCGAGTCCGTCACCGAGGGACATCCGGACAAGATCTGTGACCAGATCTCGGACAGCATCCTCGACGGCCTCATCGACAAAGACCCCGAATCGCGCGTCGCCGTCGAGACGCTCGTCACGACCGGACTCGTCCATGTCGCAGGCGAGATCCGCACGGAGGCGTACGTCGACATCCCCACGATCGTCCGACAGGTCGTGAACGGCATCGGCTACACGTCCAGCGACACCGGATTCGACGGTGACTCGTGCGGAGTGAGCATCTCGGTGGGAGAGCAGTCCACCGACATCGCCCACGGCGTCGACAACGCGCAGGAGCATCGCGACGGCTCTTCCGTCGACCCGCTCGACGGCCTCGGCGCGGGTGACCAGGGCATCATGTTCGGTTTCGCGACCAACGAGACCCCGCAGCTCATGCCGATGGCCGCCTGGACGGCGCACCGCATCGCCGAGCGACTCGCCGAGGTGCGCCGCAGCGGACTCCTCCCGTTCCTGCGCCCCGACGGCAAGACCCAGGTCACGCTCGGCTACGACGGGTTCACCCCGAAGACCGTCGACGCGGTCGTCGTGTCCACGCAGCACCACCCCGACATCTCGCAGGAAGACCTGCAGCAGCAGGTGCGCGAGCACGTCATCGCGCCGATCCTCGAGAACACGGGTCTCGACCTCGACGACGTCACGTTCTACATCAACCCCGCCGGCCCCTTCGTGACCGGTGGCCCCAAGGGCGATGCCGGACTGACCGGCCGCAAGATCATCATCGACACCTACGGTGGCGCCGCGCGTCACGGTGGGGGCGCTTTCAGCGGCAAGGACCCGTCGAAGGTCGACCGCTCGGGCGCCTACGCGACCCGCTGGGTCGCGAAGAACGCCGTCGCCGCAGGGCTCGCCGACAGGCTCGAGGTCCAGGTTGCGTACGCGATCGGGGTCGCCCGTCCAGTCGGCCTGTATGTCGAGACCTTCGGCACCGGCAGGGTGTCCGACGAGATCATCACGCGCGCGATCAACGAGGTCTTCGACCTGCGCCCGCAGGCGATCATCGACCAGCTCGATCTGTTGCGCCCGATCTACGCGCAGACCGCCGCCTACGGACACTTCGGACGCGAGTTGCCGGAGTTCACCTGGGAGCGCACCGACCGCGTCGAAGAGCTGCGCCGCGCTGCCGGTCTCTGA
- the rpoZ gene encoding DNA-directed RNA polymerase subunit omega, whose protein sequence is MAGHHNKGIIDPPIDNLLDRVDSKYELVIYASKRARQINDYYSDLHEGNLFDNVGPLVDSSVEDKPLTIALHEINEDKLRLRHAE, encoded by the coding sequence ATGGCCGGACACCACAACAAGGGCATCATCGATCCCCCCATCGACAACCTGCTGGATCGAGTCGATTCCAAGTACGAGCTCGTGATCTACGCGTCCAAGCGCGCCCGTCAGATCAACGACTACTACTCCGACCTGCACGAAGGCAACCTCTTCGACAACGTGGGACCGCTGGTCGACTCCTCGGTCGAGGACAAGCCGCTCACGATCGCTCTGCACGAGATCAACGAGGACAAGCTCCGCCTGCGTCACGCGGAGTGA
- the carA gene encoding glutamine-hydrolyzing carbamoyl-phosphate synthase small subunit, whose protein sequence is MTALPEPAVLVLEDGTRHVGRAYGARGTTLGEVVFATGMSGYQETLTDPSYAGQIVLQTAPHIGNTGMNDEDTESRRIWVAGYIVRDPSRVVSNWRANASLDEILVQDGIVGISGIDTRSITRHIRSAGSMRGGIFSGDAAALDAEEQVRIVREAPQMAGRNLSAEVSVDVATITTGIGERVGNLAVLDLGVKQATIDNLAARGFDVHVLPQNVTIEEIRAIDPVAVFYSNGPGDPAASDGHVELLRAVLDDGLPFFGICFGNQLLGRALGLGTYKLPFGHRGINQPVLDKTTGRVEITAHNHGFAVEAPLEGSFDSPNGYGKVEVSHVGLNDNVVEGLRALDIPAFSVQYHPEAAAGPHDANYLFDRFRDLVVATKKDAK, encoded by the coding sequence ATGACCGCTCTGCCCGAACCCGCCGTACTCGTCCTCGAGGACGGCACCCGCCACGTCGGCCGCGCTTACGGCGCCCGCGGAACCACCCTCGGCGAGGTCGTCTTCGCCACCGGCATGTCCGGCTACCAGGAGACGCTCACCGATCCGTCCTACGCCGGGCAGATCGTGCTGCAGACCGCGCCGCACATCGGCAACACCGGCATGAACGACGAAGACACCGAGTCCCGTCGCATCTGGGTCGCCGGCTACATCGTGCGCGACCCCTCACGCGTGGTGTCGAACTGGCGGGCGAACGCCTCGCTGGACGAGATCCTCGTTCAGGACGGCATCGTCGGCATCAGCGGCATCGACACCCGCTCGATCACGCGCCACATCCGCTCAGCCGGCTCGATGCGCGGGGGGATCTTCTCGGGTGACGCCGCAGCGCTCGACGCCGAGGAGCAGGTGCGCATCGTGCGTGAGGCTCCGCAGATGGCTGGTCGCAACCTCTCGGCCGAGGTCTCGGTCGACGTCGCCACCATCACCACAGGGATCGGTGAGCGCGTGGGCAACCTCGCCGTGCTGGACCTCGGCGTGAAGCAGGCGACGATCGACAACCTCGCGGCGCGCGGGTTCGACGTGCACGTGCTGCCCCAGAACGTCACGATCGAGGAGATCCGCGCGATCGACCCCGTCGCGGTGTTCTACTCCAACGGCCCCGGCGACCCGGCCGCGTCCGACGGGCATGTGGAGCTGCTGCGTGCGGTGCTCGACGACGGACTGCCCTTCTTCGGCATCTGCTTCGGAAACCAGCTGCTCGGTCGTGCGCTCGGCCTCGGCACCTACAAGCTGCCGTTCGGACACCGGGGGATCAACCAGCCGGTGCTCGACAAGACCACCGGCCGGGTGGAGATCACCGCGCACAACCACGGGTTCGCCGTCGAGGCCCCACTCGAGGGCTCCTTCGACAGCCCGAACGGCTACGGCAAGGTCGAGGTCAGCCACGTGGGCCTGAACGACAACGTGGTCGAGGGACTGCGAGCCCTCGACATCCCCGCATTCTCCGTGCAGTACCACCCCGAGGCCGCAGCCGGCCCCCACGACGCCAACTACCTCTTCGACCGGTTCCGCGACCTGGTCGTGGCCACCAAGAAGGACGCCAAGTAA
- the carB gene encoding carbamoyl-phosphate synthase large subunit, translating to MPKRDDIRSVLVIGSGPIVIGQACEFDYSGTQACRVLREEGVRVILVNSNPATIMTDPDFADATYVEPITWQVIETIIAKERPDAILPTLGGQTALNAAIQLHNHGILEKYDVELIGANFEAINKGEDRQIFKQLVLDAGADVADSRIAHTMDEVLAAADELGYPLVVRPSFTMGGLGSGFAYDEEDLRRIAGAGLHDSPTNEVLLEESILGWKEYELELMRDTADNTVVVCSIENVDPVGVHTGDSITVAPALTLTDREYQKLRDIGIDIIRAVGVDTGGCNIQFAVNPENGRIIVIEMNPRVSRSSALASKATGFPIAKLAAKLALGYRLDEIPNDITGVTPASFEPTLDYVVVKVPRFAFEKFPAADPTLTTTMKSVGEAMAIGRNYATALQKALRSLEKRGSSFHWGAEERSLEELLEVSKTPTDGRIVVLQQALRKGATIEQAFDATAIDPWFLDQIVLINEVAEIVRTAPELDAATLRYAKEHGFSDAQLAEIRGISEVEVRGLRHSLSIRPVYKTVDTCAGEFPALTPYHYSSYDFETEVTPSERTKVVIIGSGPNRIGQGVEFDYSCVHASFALSDAGFETIMVNCNPETVSTDYDTSDRLYFEPLTLEDVLEVLDAEAASGTILGVVCQLGGQTPLGLAKGIQDAGYTVLGTSPEAIDLAEERELFSGILDAAGLVAPRHGTAIDVDGAVGIAEDIGYPVLVRPSFVLGGRGMEIVYDSPSLRDYFVRTAGEVIIEPGKPLLVDRFLDDAIELDVDALYDGTDLYIGGVMEHLEEAGIHSGDSSCTLPPISLGRSDIDRVRIATLAIAEGVGVRGLLNVQFAISAGVLYVIEANPRASRTVPFVSKALGIPLAKAASRIMAGSTVAELKAEGLLPENDGSRVPLGAPVAVKEAVLPFKRFRTKDGKIVDSVLGPEMRSTGEVMGIDKDFPTAFAKSQAAAYGGMPTSGTVFISVADSDKRAVILPAHRLQQLGFTIVATEGTAEILSRNGIAVTVVEKYSETQESGAQNVVDLINDGSIDIVVNTPSGGAARADGYEIRAAAVAADKALFTTMAVLGAAVSGMDAAHEGFDVKSLQEYALDRKATV from the coding sequence ATGCCCAAGCGCGACGATATCCGCTCCGTCCTCGTCATCGGCTCCGGCCCGATCGTCATCGGTCAGGCCTGCGAGTTCGACTACTCCGGCACCCAGGCGTGCCGCGTCCTCCGTGAGGAGGGCGTGCGCGTGATTCTGGTGAACTCCAACCCCGCCACCATCATGACCGACCCCGACTTCGCCGATGCGACGTACGTGGAGCCGATCACCTGGCAGGTCATCGAGACGATCATCGCGAAGGAGCGTCCCGACGCGATCCTTCCGACGCTCGGCGGTCAGACCGCACTGAACGCGGCGATCCAGCTGCACAACCACGGGATCCTCGAGAAGTACGACGTCGAGCTCATCGGCGCCAACTTCGAGGCGATCAACAAGGGCGAGGACCGTCAGATCTTCAAGCAGCTGGTGCTCGACGCCGGCGCCGACGTCGCCGACTCCCGCATCGCGCACACCATGGACGAGGTGCTCGCCGCGGCCGACGAGCTCGGCTACCCCCTGGTGGTGCGTCCCAGCTTCACGATGGGCGGCCTGGGCTCCGGCTTCGCGTACGACGAGGAGGACCTGCGCCGCATCGCCGGCGCCGGCCTGCACGACTCGCCGACCAACGAGGTGCTCCTGGAGGAGTCGATCCTCGGCTGGAAGGAGTACGAGCTCGAGCTCATGCGCGACACGGCCGACAACACGGTCGTGGTCTGCTCGATCGAGAACGTCGACCCGGTGGGCGTGCACACGGGTGACTCGATCACCGTCGCCCCGGCGTTGACGCTCACCGACCGTGAGTACCAGAAGCTGCGCGACATCGGCATCGACATCATCCGCGCTGTGGGGGTGGACACGGGTGGCTGCAACATCCAGTTCGCGGTCAACCCCGAGAACGGCCGCATCATCGTGATCGAGATGAACCCGCGCGTCTCGCGTTCGAGCGCACTGGCCTCGAAGGCGACGGGCTTCCCGATCGCGAAGCTCGCGGCCAAGCTCGCCCTCGGCTACCGCCTCGACGAGATCCCCAACGACATCACGGGCGTCACCCCTGCGAGCTTCGAGCCCACGCTCGACTACGTCGTGGTCAAGGTGCCGCGCTTCGCGTTCGAGAAGTTCCCGGCCGCCGACCCGACCCTGACGACGACCATGAAGTCGGTCGGCGAGGCGATGGCGATCGGTCGCAACTACGCGACGGCGCTGCAGAAGGCGCTGCGTTCGCTGGAGAAGCGCGGATCGAGCTTCCACTGGGGTGCAGAAGAGCGCTCCCTGGAGGAGCTGCTCGAGGTGTCGAAGACCCCGACCGATGGCCGCATCGTGGTGCTGCAGCAGGCGCTGCGCAAGGGCGCGACCATCGAGCAGGCGTTCGACGCCACCGCGATCGACCCGTGGTTCCTCGACCAGATCGTGCTGATCAACGAGGTCGCCGAGATCGTGCGCACCGCTCCTGAACTGGATGCCGCGACCCTCCGCTACGCCAAGGAACACGGCTTCTCCGATGCCCAGCTGGCCGAGATCCGCGGCATCAGCGAGGTCGAGGTCCGTGGACTCCGCCACAGCCTGAGCATCCGTCCGGTCTACAAGACGGTCGACACCTGCGCAGGGGAGTTCCCCGCCCTCACTCCCTACCACTACTCGAGCTACGACTTTGAGACCGAGGTCACGCCCTCCGAGCGCACGAAGGTCGTCATCATCGGCTCGGGACCGAACCGCATCGGCCAGGGTGTCGAATTCGACTACTCCTGCGTGCACGCCTCGTTCGCGCTGTCGGATGCCGGGTTCGAGACCATCATGGTCAACTGCAACCCGGAGACCGTCTCGACCGACTACGACACCTCCGACCGGCTCTACTTCGAGCCGCTCACGCTGGAGGACGTGCTCGAGGTGCTCGATGCGGAGGCCGCGAGCGGCACCATCCTCGGCGTCGTGTGCCAGCTGGGTGGCCAGACGCCGCTCGGACTCGCCAAGGGCATCCAGGACGCCGGGTACACCGTGCTCGGCACCAGCCCCGAGGCGATCGACCTCGCCGAGGAACGCGAGCTCTTCAGCGGCATCCTCGACGCCGCCGGCCTCGTCGCCCCGCGACACGGCACGGCCATCGACGTGGACGGTGCCGTGGGCATCGCCGAGGACATCGGATACCCGGTGCTCGTGCGCCCGAGCTTCGTGCTCGGCGGTCGCGGCATGGAGATCGTCTACGACTCGCCCAGCCTGCGCGACTACTTCGTGCGCACGGCAGGCGAGGTCATCATCGAACCGGGCAAGCCGCTGCTGGTGGACCGCTTCCTGGATGACGCGATCGAGCTCGACGTCGACGCGCTCTACGACGGCACCGACCTCTACATCGGCGGCGTCATGGAGCACCTGGAAGAGGCCGGCATCCACTCCGGCGACTCCAGCTGTACGCTGCCGCCGATCTCGCTGGGCCGTTCCGACATCGACCGGGTGCGCATCGCGACTCTCGCGATCGCCGAGGGCGTCGGCGTGCGCGGGCTGCTGAACGTACAGTTCGCGATCAGCGCCGGAGTGCTCTACGTGATCGAGGCCAACCCGCGCGCGAGCCGCACGGTGCCGTTCGTCTCGAAGGCCCTGGGAATCCCCCTCGCCAAGGCGGCCAGCCGCATCATGGCAGGGTCCACCGTCGCCGAGCTGAAGGCCGAGGGCCTGCTGCCCGAGAACGACGGCTCGCGGGTGCCCCTGGGTGCACCGGTCGCTGTGAAGGAAGCGGTGCTTCCGTTCAAGCGCTTCCGCACCAAGGACGGGAAGATCGTCGACTCCGTGCTCGGCCCGGAGATGCGCTCGACCGGTGAGGTCATGGGAATCGACAAGGACTTCCCGACGGCGTTCGCGAAGAGCCAGGCCGCAGCGTACGGCGGAATGCCCACCTCTGGCACCGTCTTCATCTCGGTCGCCGACTCTGACAAGCGTGCGGTCATCCTGCCCGCTCACCGTCTGCAGCAGCTCGGTTTCACGATCGTCGCGACCGAGGGTACCGCCGAGATCCTCTCGCGCAACGGCATCGCGGTCACGGTCGTCGAGAAGTACAGCGAGACCCAGGAGAGCGGTGCGCAGAACGTCGTCGATCTGATCAACGACGGTTCGATCGACATCGTCGTGAATACGCCTTCGGGTGGAGCAGCGCGTGCGGACGGCTACGAGATCCGTGCGGCGGCCGTCGCGGCCGACAAGGCGCTCTTCACCACCATGGCGGTGCTCGGCGCAGCCGTCAGCGGTATGGACGCCGCGCACGAGGGCTTCGACGTCAAGAGCCTCCAGGAGTACGCGCTGGACCGGAAGGCGACGGTGTGA
- the pyrF gene encoding orotidine-5'-phosphate decarboxylase, with amino-acid sequence MSAGFGERVRTALRSSGPLCVGIDPHAALLDAWGLTQDAAGVREFGLRTVDAAVGRVAIVKPQVSFFERFGSAGFVALEEVLAAARAAGLIVIADAKRGDIGSTMDAYAAAWLTPGSALEADALTVSPYLGVGALDGAFSLAAQHGKGVFVLAATSNPEAEPLQRSRGDDRSVAAGVLAEVSTRNEAAVASGEWGSIGVVIGATVDWSAAGIDAFAPNAPILAPGFGAQGAEPADLADRFGAMAACVIASESRSILGAGPEGIAAAIEARVAQYQEAARG; translated from the coding sequence GTGAGCGCAGGTTTCGGTGAGCGCGTCCGGACGGCACTCCGCTCGTCCGGGCCGCTCTGCGTCGGGATCGACCCGCATGCGGCGCTTCTCGACGCCTGGGGTCTGACGCAGGACGCCGCCGGTGTGCGGGAGTTCGGTCTGCGCACGGTGGACGCGGCGGTCGGCCGAGTGGCGATCGTCAAGCCGCAGGTGTCGTTCTTCGAGCGCTTCGGATCCGCCGGGTTCGTCGCGCTCGAAGAGGTGCTCGCGGCCGCGCGTGCCGCGGGTCTGATCGTGATCGCCGACGCCAAGCGCGGTGACATCGGCTCGACGATGGATGCGTACGCCGCCGCCTGGCTCACTCCGGGCTCCGCACTCGAAGCCGATGCGCTGACGGTCAGTCCGTACCTCGGCGTCGGCGCGCTCGACGGGGCCTTCTCTCTCGCCGCACAGCACGGCAAGGGCGTCTTCGTGCTCGCCGCCACCAGCAATCCCGAAGCCGAACCGCTGCAACGTTCGCGTGGCGATGATCGCTCGGTCGCGGCGGGAGTTCTCGCCGAGGTGTCGACCAGGAACGAGGCAGCGGTCGCCTCAGGGGAGTGGGGGAGCATCGGTGTGGTCATCGGCGCCACCGTCGACTGGTCGGCTGCCGGTATCGACGCGTTCGCTCCGAACGCGCCCATCCTCGCCCCCGGCTTCGGAGCGCAGGGCGCGGAGCCGGCCGACCTCGCTGACCGTTTCGGCGCTATGGCGGCGTGCGTCATCGCCAGCGAGAGCCGCAGCATCCTCGGTGCCGGACCGGAAGGCATCGCCGCAGCGATCGAAGCGCGCGTCGCGCAATACCAGGAGGCCGCACGTGGCTGA
- the gmk gene encoding guanylate kinase — MAETRVIPEVDRAAAARKAVERRRARASLKRDLTMRVITPQAVLHRAIEDPDSVEGSMRITDFLLALPAIGAGKRDRVLEDLQISPVKRLGGLGARQRVVLEHWLDGRFPPLSPRGARSRLLVLAGPTAVGKGTVAAHIRENHPEIHLSVSATTRPPRPGEIDGVHYYFVDDAEFDRLIEHGELLEYAVVHNRSRYGTPRPPIDAALAEGKTVLLEIDLQGARQVRAAEPAATLIFLLPPSWDELVQRLVGRGTEGAEERARRLRTAKVELAAQNEFDHLIVNENVADAAAEVVELSSSSAR, encoded by the coding sequence GTGGCTGAGACACGAGTCATCCCCGAGGTCGATCGGGCCGCTGCCGCGCGCAAGGCCGTCGAGCGTCGACGCGCCCGTGCCTCGCTCAAGCGCGACCTGACCATGCGGGTCATCACGCCTCAGGCCGTGCTGCATCGAGCGATCGAAGATCCGGACTCGGTCGAGGGATCCATGCGGATCACCGACTTCCTGCTCGCCCTGCCAGCGATCGGTGCGGGCAAGCGCGACCGTGTGCTGGAAGACCTCCAGATCTCGCCGGTGAAACGGCTCGGAGGGCTCGGCGCCCGGCAACGGGTCGTGCTCGAGCACTGGCTCGACGGACGCTTCCCGCCGTTGTCCCCGCGCGGAGCGCGCAGCCGGTTGCTCGTGCTCGCCGGCCCCACCGCCGTGGGTAAGGGAACAGTGGCGGCCCACATCCGTGAGAACCACCCCGAGATCCACCTGTCGGTCTCGGCAACCACGCGCCCGCCACGCCCGGGCGAGATCGACGGCGTGCACTATTACTTCGTCGACGACGCCGAGTTCGACCGGCTCATCGAGCACGGCGAACTGCTCGAGTACGCCGTCGTGCACAACCGTTCACGCTACGGCACCCCGCGCCCACCGATCGATGCCGCGTTGGCCGAGGGGAAGACGGTCCTGCTCGAGATCGATCTGCAGGGTGCGCGCCAGGTGCGAGCAGCAGAACCAGCCGCCACGCTGATCTTCCTGCTGCCGCCGAGCTGGGACGAACTCGTGCAGCGACTGGTCGGTCGAGGCACTGAGGGCGCCGAGGAACGCGCCAGACGACTGCGCACCGCGAAGGTCGAATTGGCCGCCCAGAACGAGTTCGATCACCTCATCGTGAACGAGAACGTCGCCGATGCCGCCGCTGAGGTCGTAGAATTGTCTTCAAGCTCTGCACGCTGA
- a CDS encoding primosomal protein N', translated as MSSESRRIARVLLDSPLPQLDRLFDYSLPAELGDVPLGARIKVPLRTAGRVIDGYVVELGVEDDADRPLSEVDSIVSPVSVLPERLHRLARRVADRAAGSESDILRLVIPKRQVRVEKAWTADSPTVGPDDAALAHATGVLDTYDGLLSVLENHGRAAVEAVPGVRADGPLWASLLAAAAVQTLAAGESSILIVPDHRDLDRLLTALAQIAPEETIIRYDSRQTNPARYRSFLRTLEDAPCIVVGNRSAVYAPVHAGLVAIWDDGDPLLGEPLAPYVNARDAALLRQEQEESALLFVGHTRTTDVERLVAHGWLQDVRATRRVLPRVVLSTPQEMEQPTAQRLPSSAFLAARTAAAEGPVLVQVSRPGFSPSLVCAECRAPARCAHCGGPLGARHRGAVPVCGWCGRGARAWACPSCSSTKLRLASSGSERTADELGRAFPGVRVIVADSAHPIERVDAKPALVVATRGAEPLADGGYRAVVLLDGPRMLQAPDLRVGESCLRWWSNAAALAAPGAPVHLVGVDGGTARALATWNQAGYARSELESRAPLHMPPTTRVALVEGTAAAVSRALIALGELALPADAVLGPVPMESDDVPPRVRALVRFEYAAGSRVATVLRAAVVAEAVASRRGRGRNPRSALSVRLDILDPEL; from the coding sequence ATGAGTTCGGAGAGCCGTCGCATCGCGCGGGTGCTCCTCGACTCCCCGTTGCCACAACTGGACCGTCTCTTCGACTACTCGCTCCCGGCCGAACTCGGTGACGTTCCGCTGGGCGCTCGGATCAAGGTTCCGCTACGCACCGCGGGGCGCGTGATCGACGGCTATGTCGTCGAGCTCGGTGTCGAAGACGATGCGGATCGTCCGCTCTCCGAGGTCGACAGCATCGTGTCTCCGGTGTCGGTGCTGCCGGAGCGCCTGCATCGCCTCGCCAGACGCGTCGCTGATCGGGCTGCGGGGTCGGAATCCGACATCCTCCGGCTCGTGATCCCCAAGCGTCAGGTGCGCGTCGAGAAGGCCTGGACTGCGGATTCGCCCACCGTCGGGCCCGACGATGCAGCACTGGCGCACGCTACGGGAGTGCTCGACACCTACGACGGGTTGCTCAGCGTGCTCGAGAACCACGGCCGCGCGGCTGTGGAAGCGGTTCCGGGGGTACGCGCTGACGGGCCGCTCTGGGCGTCGCTCCTCGCCGCCGCTGCCGTGCAGACGTTGGCGGCGGGGGAGTCGTCGATCCTGATCGTCCCCGATCATCGTGACCTCGATCGACTGCTCACCGCACTCGCGCAGATCGCGCCCGAAGAGACGATCATCCGGTACGACTCTCGGCAGACGAATCCGGCCCGGTACCGCTCGTTCCTCCGCACGCTCGAGGACGCGCCCTGCATCGTCGTCGGCAATCGGTCTGCCGTGTACGCCCCCGTGCACGCCGGGCTCGTCGCGATATGGGATGACGGCGATCCACTTCTGGGTGAGCCATTGGCCCCTTATGTCAACGCCCGCGACGCCGCGCTGCTGCGTCAGGAGCAGGAGGAGAGCGCGCTCCTGTTCGTCGGCCACACCCGCACCACCGACGTCGAGCGGTTGGTCGCGCACGGGTGGTTGCAGGACGTGCGGGCGACCCGCCGCGTCCTTCCCCGAGTGGTGCTGAGCACTCCTCAGGAGATGGAGCAACCGACCGCGCAACGTCTGCCCTCGTCGGCGTTCCTCGCGGCGCGGACCGCTGCGGCAGAGGGGCCGGTGCTCGTGCAGGTGTCCCGCCCGGGTTTCTCGCCGTCCCTGGTATGCGCCGAGTGCCGCGCACCCGCGCGGTGCGCGCACTGCGGAGGTCCTCTCGGCGCGCGTCACCGCGGCGCGGTCCCGGTGTGCGGCTGGTGCGGCAGGGGAGCGCGGGCCTGGGCGTGCCCGTCGTGCTCCTCGACGAAACTGCGACTTGCATCATCCGGGAGCGAGCGCACGGCGGATGAGCTCGGACGAGCGTTCCCCGGTGTGCGGGTCATCGTCGCCGACAGCGCTCATCCGATCGAACGTGTCGATGCGAAGCCCGCTCTCGTGGTCGCCACCCGCGGCGCTGAACCACTCGCAGATGGCGGTTACCGCGCTGTCGTGCTCCTCGATGGGCCCCGCATGCTGCAGGCGCCCGATCTGCGCGTCGGCGAATCGTGTCTGCGGTGGTGGTCGAACGCGGCAGCCCTCGCCGCTCCCGGAGCGCCCGTGCACCTGGTCGGTGTCGACGGCGGCACGGCCCGCGCTCTCGCGACGTGGAATCAGGCCGGCTATGCACGGTCGGAGCTCGAGAGCAGAGCCCCGCTGCACATGCCGCCGACCACACGGGTGGCGCTGGTCGAAGGGACGGCCGCGGCGGTCTCGCGCGCGCTGATCGCACTGGGCGAACTCGCCCTCCCGGCCGATGCCGTGCTGGGCCCCGTACCGATGGAGTCCGATGACGTGCCGCCGCGAGTCAGGGCGCTGGTGCGCTTCGAGTACGCAGCCGGAAGCCGCGTGGCGACCGTGCTGCGCGCGGCGGTCGTGGCCGAAGCGGTGGCCAGTCGCCGCGGCCGGGGCCGCAATCCGAGGAGCGCTCTCTCGGTTCGCCTCGATATCCTCGATCCAGAGCTTTGA